The following is a genomic window from Bombus fervidus isolate BK054 chromosome 15, iyBomFerv1, whole genome shotgun sequence.
CtagatttgaaaaaatttgtttaaaaacttATTTTGATTCCGAAGATTtcataattctatttttacatttcttccttttctcaaTAGAACTTATTATAGATTTCATTATAAAGCTGTATAGAACTAATTTTGCTTAACTTCTTGGCTTCTTTGTAGAACTTTTCTACTCTATCTTGCACAATTAAAATGTTCTTTAcaatattgtttaataaatatgtgGCGGCACTTGACAGCAAAAATACTACCACTCGACACTAACTAGTGTAGGACGAcggcagcgcagtggttagcgccttaggttacgaacgttcggaacccgggttcaaatcccggcgaacggagtccgatttttcttccgcggcatcaaaatgagaagaaaaatgcaGCAGTAACCCCAGTAGCGACACCGGCGACCCCACAGCAGAACTTGTCTCACACTACACACGACCATATGCACAACAGACTACAACTATCACGGCCAATTCatctcaaataatttttatttactgcAAATTGGCTTAAAAAGGTTTAACCTACAATAACGTATTAGTCCATGAAATTGAAACTGTCTCACCTTTAACGCACTAGCAGCAAAGAAGCTCTTTCCACAAACTTCACACTGGTGAGGTCGTTCACCACTATGAGATCGCATGTGGTACACTAAACTATTTTTATGATGGAATGATCGGTCGCATTGGGGACACGTTAGTTCGTCATCttccaaaataaaaaatcttataAGTATgcaattaaaagaagaagccCTTGAATGTATATATACCTACTTGACTTCCTagctttcaatattttctttttcttcgttgtttGTGGAATGTCAGTCTTATCTTTATCATGTATACTCTGTTCATTGACTGTTGATGGTTTTACATGGTCCCTATGTACGTGATCCGTGACATCAGTAATTGTCCACAATGGTGATTCGTTGTTCACTGAGGACAATGCAGATTCTGTTTCATCATCTATATGTGCACCTGTCTCCTCTACTGCAAATATACAAACCAATATTGGTTAGATTCATCTAAactgttaaatattaattatacaaaaataattcttcaaaCTATCACAAATGAAAAGTACAAAAGATAAACATGAAAGATCAATTCTtggtaattttttttattttgatgtAATAGCTCTTATACATACCAACACCCCTGATGCCCTCCATAAGATCCTCAGGTTCACTGAACTCTTCAATAACtgtattttccaaattttgaaCAGACTCTGGTACAGATATCGTAATATTCGTATTGGTTGCTTGTGCTATTCTGGTTTCCTGTTTGACAGGCTCATAATGTACCTTCAAATgttcaaaaaattttaattggcTACTAAATCTAGAACTGCACAGTTCACACTTGAATATATGAGTCTGTATATCGTTGGAAGAGTCAGCGTTTATGACATCCGTATTCATCCTACTGCCATCCTTCCTTGCCGAGTTTCTTTTGGTCTGTTGTTTCAATTTACGAGGTATCCTTTTTTTATGAGGCAAGGATCTTTTCGGTCCTGAACTTGGAGTTGCATCTTCACTACTTTCGGCCGATACATCAACATCATACTCGCTTTTCACGTTTATGAACTCCTGTTTTACGTTTTGTGTGATGCGTTTGAAAGGTTGTAACGTTGGATATACCGGGTTTGGTTCTGGGACAGTTTGGATAGAATAAGTATTCACAGGAGTTAGAGTCTCTAGATGAGAAACGTCTGGTAAAGTTGGATCTTCATGTTGGGATTGACTATGAAGATGTTGCTGTTTCTGTTGTTGTTGCAATTGAACAGCAACCAAAGCTGCCGCCAGTCTTCTGTCTTCCTGTTTAAAAAATCCAAAATCAGTTTCTAATGTGTGAATACgaaaaaacaataaattatccTTATACCTCTGTTAAATCATGTTGTAATAAATCTTCTGTTTCATAATATTGGGTTGCCGTACCATAATCTGTGCCAACGCCAGCATTGATCATATCGACAACCATTCCTTCAGAAATTAGTTCTCCATTCAGAGTTAGAAGAGGCACACTTTTGCTCAGAGGCTCTCCATCAGCCCTTTGGATGGTAATGTATTGTGCACCTTCCATTCCCTCCAGCAGCACTGCTTGTGCTTCTTCTGTTGTTACTTCCATATTCATTTGACTCAGCTGCTGATGGCAGAAAatttcttctaaaattatttccttGCCATCTGTAAAAACTAGCTGTTTGTGGCTAGGAAAAAAAGATACatgtgaattatttttattctaacagtttctaataaatatatttggatttgaaataatattcttacTAACATATTTTGGTTTACCTCATTCCTTGGAAAatgtcattaaaaattttcttttttttaacaaaagtattaatttcaataacatATACAGCATAAATAAGTTTTATCATgtttatttccatttatctataataatacatttacaaaagtataaaaaaaaatataaaaattctctgtcacaaaaaaatttttccataataagtatataaattagtatataaatttatataaatataaattagtattattatttttaagcaGATTGTAGCAGATTCATCGTTCTTATTTAGAGAAAGTGTATCAACGATTCAAATTTCGCGCGCTAGTGTATTACAGAAATGACAGCGGAATCAAGGTCACTGCACCCGGAGCTCTTAGAAAATTTCTCTCGAGGTTTGATTTGCGTCCCAGCGGGAAAATCGGCCTCCTCTCACCTTCCTGTACCAACCTTCGCAAGCCCGCGTCGATTTTTCGTCTTCTTCGAGGAAAACTTGAACGACATAAACAAagcaaaatattgaaacactGTAGGACAAAATGTGACAACAGTGCTTGGGTCTTGACGCCATTAGAACGGATGCACCCTTCCTATACTACCTACACGAATCTCTGCTAATACCAACATAACCGATGAAAAGATACTAGACTGAATCATCATTACAATCCATCTTCATCCATTTATGATCTTCATTCTCATCTTCATCGCTATTGATTTTgcctttcttctcttctgtACTACAactataaaatgaattttccaGATGGACTTTGTCTAACCTCATAACTAACATGAATTCGATTGAATTACTCCGAAACCTAAATTTCACCTGCTGGGTTACAAATTCTCCACTTCCGGGGACAGGATTCAACCTGGTTCAACCTGGTTCAATGCTTAAGTaagcaaaacaaaaaaatgccGAAATAACGTTTACAACTTTTCCATCACAGTCGAAGGTAAAAGTGTGTCGCTATAAATGTAACCTCGTTTAAGGACATTCTTAATTGAACTACGATTGCTCAAATTGTTGAAATGGTGAAGATCTCGTGGGTCCCTTGGAGGAACCTTCATTCTCATGGCGGCCAGCCAAGCCAAATTTACAAGGCGCAAATCTTTTAACAATTTCGTCGATCGAAAATTAGTGCACCTGACAGGCTCAAATCGATGTAAACGaactgaaatttattttcacacgGTTTCTACATCGCGTAACACACAACGAGGGAGCTCGGAGGCGGTTTCCCTCTCTCGCACTGTTACCATCAGCTGACTCGTCGGTTCATCGTTGATTCATTGAGTCTGACAAGGTTGTTATGACTTTATTAACAACTACGCCATTTACCATGTTTACACAATTATAGATCGAGATAATAATCGTGTACGCCGCGAAAATCTTCGATTTCCTCTATATTTTCGATGGAAATGTCGGATATCGGGGAGCTTAAGTACGTTAATTTGTCCGCCGTGTCAAAGATCATTAGTTTGTCATAACCTGATCCACGTGATACGAACTGATAATAGAATAGTGAAATTGTAATGATTGTTATTTGTGGTTTTTGCAGAGGTTGCCAGATAAACTGACTGGAAAAAATATGTGATATACCCGTGAAATTTCTGAAAAGTGATGGCTTCTATTTGTCGTCGCTGGAGACTATGGATTTTACCAGTTTTAACTTGTCTCTATGCACTTCTGATCATTATTTTGGTTCCAATTCTCTTGGCCAATTCAATTAAGAATGGCTTTGAAAATCAGGATCAAGGAGCACTGGTGGGTGGTGCCTTTGTGCTACTTGCCTTGCCTATTGCTTTCTATGAAATTGTCCAACAcatgatatattatacacaacCTAGACTGCagaaatacattataaggtatgTCGATGAATTCTACGATTGATGTTGTTTTGAGGTTGTTTGCTGATATTtggaaattgtatattaatttgttGTTTAAATGTCTTCCTTTCAATGTGGTTGGACTTCTGAGTTGATAATTTATTGCTTGTAAAATTAGTTAGGAATTTATAGCTTcttatgaaattttgttacatCATAACTTTCCATTAGTTAGATATCAGTGTAGATAATTATTATGCACTATATATTTGAGattaattgttaaattgtGGGAAATATAAGTAGCTTCTTTAACGATACACTTTCTTATTGTTTAGGGATGTATTGATTGACAATTAATTAGTCTGCTTCCAATCAGAAAATATATCATTGCTGGATTATGTAATACataattgtatgtatatatatggtacttttcttatttcctaaatatcaaataaaaagttaatattCAGGATTAGAAAAAGGacaaactttttttaaatatcatatttgtatattttattaaattttttatattcattacaTGAATATCATAATTGACAACAATTATTAAtggtaataatttatttaaagaaaatgtcttctttctatctttcAAGTCAAAGAACTCGTATTGATTGACATTTAATACAGTAAATGTTGAGAGTCATTGATATAGGTAGAGGCTTTGAATAAATACACCCACTTTTTATAAAACCTgcaaattcttaattttaaaaatattattaaaatggcTACTGGATATTATCATGTTCatactattaaaataatatgaatattcaaaaatattgcaaatatcaaatttcatttaattttgtttgatGTGTAAATAAGATTCCTGTCACAAGAAAGATTATGGCTATATATACACTGTTATGATACAGAAACAGTTGAACCCATTTGGAAGAAAATGATATGATTGTAGGAAATCAAAGTTCACTTTCTTGTCAAGCTTGAGAAGTTTAGTTTAATCACAGGGAGATACTTCCATCATAATATTCTCTTGGTCAAAAACCTTTGTAATAGAAATCtattaatgttaaatatttaatacagtattaacaattgaaattttttatgactTAATTAGAGCTAGTTttttggaaattaaaaaatttgttatgcttttgtttatatatttgtatattatcacaaaatgatatgaaattttatatcctGTTTCAGGATATTATGGATGGTACCAATTTATGCAGTGAATGCTGTAGgtataaatttctatcttttacataaaatacatatatcaacATACTTCTCTATTTTAAGtacaaattctttttaaattcctGTAGTGGCTTGGTCTGGTTTATCCAGAAGGCAGCATATACGTTGACAGTTTGAGGGAGTGTTATGAGGCAtatgtaatatacaattttatgatGTATTTATTGGCCTACTTGGATGCTGATCGCCAACTGGAACACAGACTTGAAATTTCTCCTCAAGTACATCACATGTTCCCCCTGTGTTGTTTACCTGATTGGGAAATGGGCAGAGAATTTGTACATATGTGCAAACAtggaatattacaatatactGCAGTTAGGCCTATAACAACTTTGATATCTTTGTACGTATATAATGAATATTCGTATTTACATCATAGAAAGTAAAAAAGtagtatttctataaaaagagTTCACTAATAAGCTCTGGTAATTTGTCATATTCAACTTAAAATATCAAGCACTATTGATAGCatgaatttcaaatatatgtaGATTACATGttgaagtatatatatattattctgtCACATGATTGTTCataatcaattatttatttatatttatttgtttagtaTCTGTGAACTAAATGGAGTGTATGGAGAAGGTGAATTCAGAACAGACGTAGCTTTTCCATATATGATtgctttaaataatttatcacaATTTGTTGCCATGTATTGTTTGGTGCTTTTTTATCGCGCCAATGCGGAGGCTTTGAAACCAATGAAACCAATCGGGAAATTTTTGTGTATCAAAGCGGTTGTATTCTTCTCCTTCTTGTAAGTTTGCACACAAAatcgtaaaattgtaaaatcgtattttcattcgaataatttaaatgttgTATCACGAAATCTcacctttttctttattttgcaGTCAAGGCGTGATAGTTGCATTGCTAGTGTATTTTGATGTGATATcaagtatttttaaaacgaataacatGGAAGATATCAGAAATATATCATCTAAGCTGCAGGACTTTTTAATCTGTATTGAAATGTTTATGGCTGCAGTGGCTCACCACTACAGTTTTACATACAAACCTTTTGTAAATCTAGCACAGGGTCAAGCATGGTGGGATGCATTCAGGTAACTAAATTTTGGTTGAAAAATATCTTAGATTATTATGGATGTCCATAGTCATCGTCATAGTCATTGAACATTTATGCAATACATTATAGATGACTCTCATAGCACTAAGCATTCATTTATAGTACATAGCAGTAGATATTGTAGAGTGCTTGGATTAACCCAGTTCCTCAATACCTCATACGCAAGAAAGAGTCCTAGAGCCTATAAAATAGCCTATAAAAGTTGTAGTGTCATATATACTTTTCAAATAGTCATTGTAAAGGATTAAAAGTATACTTGATGTTTCCAGAGCAATGTGGGACGTCTCAGATGTCCACAACGACATCAAAGAACACCTTGGGGTAGTAGGATCTTCATTAAGCCGTAGGATACGTGGTCGAAGCGCTTATCAACAGGCCTGGGGGAGCGCGACAGAACGCACGTCCCTTCTTCCAGAAGCTTCAGTGACCACAGCCAGAAGTGCGCCAGCATGTTCCTTTTCTAGTTACAATACAGCGGAGATGGAGCAGAATGGTGCGGATGGTCCCGTTGAGCTAATTCCGGACGTGCAGGATACGAGTAACGCGGTGAAGACGTAATCATGTAATGTTCTCTTATCACAGAGAGAGGAACGTTTAATCAAGGGGTACACTTCGTCTGGAATATAGCACACTTTAGTTAAGATTGCTCCATATCGCTAGTATAACCTTTAAGCAGAGCgagaaaagtttgaaaaaatatctaGTTTTACAAAACGTGCGTTCTCCCCCGTGTACTGTACAAATTTCTCATCCTGAATCGTTGAACGACACACTCATTATTCCCGGGAGAGACGACACGACATGAGAATACCATATTACAATAAGGGATTTGATACACGTGGCCATGTTTGCAACACGAGACAGAAGTGTCGTTTTACCTCGTCCATTTTAAGAAAACGCTTTTTGCCTCCTTGATTTGCGGCCAATTACGCGACGCCTCGTGTTACCAATGATGTATTACCAaataattgtacatatatatatacatatatatatatacatacgataATGTTTATACTTAGAACAATATATCGGTACAGTCCTATTTATAAACGTGTCACACTGTTTATTGCTGGTTTATCGACCCCAATAAGTGTACCACGGAGTTAGGCATTATTCGGAGAAGACTTTTATTATCGCGAAAAGTCTAAATTTCCATGTTGTTCGTcttgtatttattaaacaattgCTCGTCTGCTTATTGAGTATATAGAATTCTGCCCAACTCTGAATGCCGAGTGTACCGTAAATAACGAGGAGAGAAACATTCCTGCCAAATGTACAtgattgtttaattttgtattgacTACGTCGGTTAGAAGATACAAAATAGAAGCTCACATGATCTACATGATGATAAAGCAAAATACTCAAATACATATGATATATTAATGCATCGATGGTCgccagagaaaaagagataaatattataatggcGATATTCACTAAAACCGTGCCGTTAATGCGTTTGCATAGTCatatcaatatatttctcTTGTGTAAGTGGTGTTAATTATCATAGAAGAGACGattgatgaatattttaatttcgaacAAGCAAACAATTTTCCTAGCCTTAAAAGAGTTTTATAAATGCTCATAAGACGTACTATGGATTCTCGTGAGAATATTTGCGTAAAAAACGTACGAACTTGAATACTTTATCAGACGTTCGGACCAAAGAATAGGGTATATTTTATCTCGAAGTTAATATTGtccagaattaaaaaaaaaaagaatttagaaGCAAAGTAGTTTTCCGGTTGACCTAGCAATTTACATCGTCAATTAAAGAtcttgaaagaaaataatatttttaatatgtttctACCATGTTACTTGTAACTTTGTGATATATCTGGAACCACCGTTAATCTCtattattatcaattaacgaagaatagaaataaatttcgacGAGATACGTTGTACTCTTTTACCACGAGAAGAAACTAGGcataaaacgtatattttaataattcttcaaGCTACTTTGTACTTTGTATGAAGGCACATTTCAATTCCACAAGTACTTAACAATCCTATTGAGTGTTCAATGGTATATCTTATGGAACAAAAAAAACGTACTGAAAATGGTTACTATCGTAAAAAAATTCGACAAGTATGATAAAAAATGtcttttatgttttttacCATTAAATTTTCTCAACTTTTAgtgtttatttcttattttagtttaagcgaaaaataccttaaaaaattaaaaaaattataatatattgtcaCTATACATGCACTTCTATGATTgaaaagaaatgtttataGACACGAAGAATTcagtttctatttctttattccGCTTTTCCTACCCATACAAAATGTATATTCGTTTCTATTCGTTCTGTATGCACAGATGAGACGTATATACAAAATGTTatgagaattattttttctagttACATTAAGAATATCTACATTTCACGTGTTCAATTATTCTGAAGCGTTatttccgaaatttttctcgaGTTGCTCGCTTTGGTATTAATCATTACTAACTATTGACAATATTTCGCATTTGTGTCCGaacaatattttctgttaacaaaatttgttaaatgtaaaataaaaatgttgtaaaAATACTACAGTCGCGTATAATCGGCcataattttaatgttaacAGTCGGAAGAGTAATTTTACATATCAAATCTTACTAGTTAAATGAATAGTTTCCACTCATCATAAGACTTGATTAGTAATATATCTGCATTATCGTTCGATtagcgaagaaaataaattagtatGTACCTAACAAGCCACCAGGGCTTATAATCACTTATCACATACCATAGGTTTCAGACTTCTAGACTCTCAGTCTATGTTCTTCATTTCTCTTTGTTTAATGCTTGAATAAATTCCTCGAGTTTCTCTTGAATTTGCCTAACACGTTCTGAAACGAGATAAAAGtacaaaaacatataaatCATAGTCAAATTGATGTATATGTTTAAGGTAGAATATTTTCTGAAATCAtctattaaaatgtatatcacgacatatttttttgattgaaacataatgaataaattttgaacttaatcaaagaaatttacttaaatttgCTTAAAATGCATGATAATAAAAGAACATACTTAATTCTTCGGCTAAAGTGACCCGTCTACCAGTCAGCAGTTTCTGTTTCATTTCATTATCTTGACTGTAATCTTCTAGtacttcttttatttctttatctaaCCTACGAGCTTCTCGATTCATAATTTGTTGTCGAAGTGCATTGGCAGTAACCTTCAGCATTTGCTGAATCCTCCAAAACAAAACAACATCATTGCACTCCATCTATgagaaatattaaagattgaaatttccaatgaaagataaaatatcaaagatactaagcaatttttttattattatatacactTACTTCATTTTCATGTCCAGTGTGATAGAGATAATATCCTTTTTTGCAATCGTACGCCCTAGCCAAGCTTTGTTGCAAGAAGAATCTCCTATATACTGGATGCCACGTTTCTCGAATGAATTCATTGTCGATTTCCAAACCATTTCGCTGCACGTTCTTCCTGATTGTCGTAAGTTCATCCTGAGTAAGTGTAGGAGTATGTTTCTGTGAACAAAAAGGAGATAAAGATAATTCTTTTAGatcattattatttagattataaAGTGATTATATCTTCTTACTTTGTCCGCATAAAGAATTTTATCTAATTCGTTTTTCACTGCTGAACGTTTCTGTTGGTCATCACTTTGATTCTGCCAATACAGCCATCGTTCCTTGCGACCTGGACCCAGCATgtcttttaaaatttgttccGTAGCTTGCAATTTCTCTTTAACTGAAGTTTCTAGAAAACGAACTGCCTGATCCCAATCACGTTTATCATTCACACTTCTGTCCTCTAAAGTATTCAGTTGAATAACTCGCAGCATTTCAGATGcctaaagaaaatttttcattacgtgtcatttcaaataaaaaggattagaaaataaaagtttaaaaaatttactttttcttccCAGTAATGTCGCCTCATAGCTTCGTTAACTACTGCATTTTTTAGATTGTCAAATATATCATCGTGATCCGGACTAAGTTTTGCCTGATTCATGAAATGTTGAAATTCCTGTTGTAAGCATTCCCAACCGCTTTCGACGCTTCGAGATGGTAACTGCTGTTCAGCCCACTGACGAAGTTTTATGTCGACAGTGGTATTAAATGTGCCTGTATtcagaaacaaagaaaaaagaatagatTAATTGCTCATAAAAGAGAATTCCATTATGGTGTTGTGAAATATACTTGGACTTCCGCTTTGAGCTGCGGGTAAATAAATGTTCTCGAACACGTGCATGCTAACTTTGTCCCAGATCCTAACCATCAACACCTCTTCCCAGTGTCTAGGTGAAACTTGAGACAGATTTATAATTTCGTCCAGAATCTCCCCTCTTGCTCTCTCGAAAAGTTCATCTCTATCTAATTCCCTTaatctacaaaaatatatcatttctttcaatgccaagtaatttaattttaacacaAATGGTAAACTCGATGAAATATGAAAGTGTATACCTtgggaaattatttttccattctGTTTCAAGATTGAATCTAGTGGCTTTGAATGCATCTGCTTGTTGTTCTACAGTCTCACGAACCATCTTCCAAAAACATTCTGCAACCGCGAGACTCAAATTTCTTGTTGTAACTTGACCTGACATTACTAAGCCATCCCTAGTAAAAAccatgaaaaaaatatatatatatatatagcctTGAAAGTTACTCAAGAAGTAACTTCAACTTCATAACCAATCAATTTATGTTGTTGCAATATAATACAGTAATACAGCATTTGATACGGTAGACCACAGAAATAATTATTGCCTAATGTAGtaatattatcataattattcgTCAATGAATCcaatataatacatacttAAAGAGCTTCGAATTtctaaagaatttttcttcataATCTTTGATCGTTTGTATGCTATCATCCTGTCGACCTCTACCAGTAACAACAGCAAAGTAGCCCAATGCCTTCATGGGGAACAGTTTGCCAGACAATATTTTACGAACACGTTCTGGATTGGCCAAGTTCTCTTCTGCTAAATCTACCTACCGATGCCaaagtattaataattatactaaCTTATAAGTCTCGTAAGCAATATTATACCTtagttaaaacaaaaatagttCGTTTGCCGGAAGGGTCCATTTGAGAAACGAGATCCGTCACATTGCTCCTTTCTGCATCCACGGAACCATCTTGGATACATAGAATGATCGCATTAGGGTTACTCATATATTGTTGAGTCATTTGTCGAATAGCATCTCGCGTGTCTTCCGCCATGTCAACTGTAACTGTCTGTTGCAacaatttcacaaattttaCGCTTCTTAGAAAATAGTGTAGCAATTATTTTTGATACAAATTATCACTTACGCTGATTATACCAGGCAAATCGACGAGAACCATACGCTGAAGGCCTGGACCTTTCACAGTCATTGAAATCACATCCGGACTAACTGTCTTGCCATTTTTAACACTGTTTTTCATACGTAATTCTACTTCGCGTCTTAGCTCAGCTAATTCTGACTCTTTTGTTAAATCGAATTCTCTTGAACTATCTTTGAACTGAGCTATATGATAAGGACCTTCACTTAAAGTGACTTTCACTGGAGCTCTTGTCATCATTTCACCACCACctctgaattaaaaaataaaaattgcagaGTTAAGAAAAGGGATAAGTTTTagtgaataattaaaatttttttatataacttttattaCCTAGGAAATATTCTTGCTTGAGCGATCATTTCTAATACAGATGTTTTGCCAGAACTTTGATCACCAACTACTACCACTCTTGGTAAATGATCAGCAGTAGAATAAGTGCTATCATAATCATTAAGTTCATCTAAAACGTCGCTGTACATGTCGATCAGAGATTTctggaagaaattatttaatattgacATACAATTTTAGACACTAAAATTCTATAGCCGCGAtgtaattacttttatttttttgttactCATTTTTTGATTTCCACGTAGTAGCATCTGCTTTCGAAGCTCcttattctctctctctaatCGTTCAAGTTCACGTTGATACCTCAATTGTATTTGCATTACTTCTTCTTGCATAGCGTTCAATCGCTCTTGCGACTTTTCTGTGGACGAAAT
Proteins encoded in this region:
- the LOC139995219 gene encoding uncharacterized protein isoform X2, with the translated sequence MNMEVTTEEAQAVLLEGMEGAQYITIQRADGEPLSKSVPLLTLNGELISEGMVVDMINAGVGTDYGTATQYYETEDLLQHDLTEEDRRLAAALVAVQLQQQQKQQHLHSQSQHEDPTLPDVSHLETLTPVNTYSIQTVPEPNPVYPTLQPFKRITQNVKQEFINVKSEYDVDVSAESSEDATPSSGPKRSLPHKKRIPRKLKQQTKRNSARKDGSRMNTDVINADSSNDIQTHIFKCELCSSRFSSQLKFFEHLKVHYEPVKQETRIAQATNTNITISVPESVQNLENTVIEEFSEPEDLMEGIRGVVEETGAHIDDETESALSSVNNESPLWTITDVTDHVHRDHVKPSTVNEQSIHDKDKTDIPQTTKKKKILKARKSNDELTCPQCDRSFHHKNSLVYHMRSHSGERPHQCEVCGKSFFAASALKVHKRLHSGDKPYKCEECGRHFRQWGDLKYHATSIHSEQRQYQCEYCGKDFARKYSLIVHRRIHTGEKNYRCEYCNKTFRASSYLQNHRRIHTGEKPHQCAVCGKPFRVRSDMKRHMHTHSRGRADRPMNRVMAAKNVAEDHDKGSQAKTIQDLVRDLKLEVEATGVVEIVPPDDNPESILPHAGGQTLEYTVTTAPDANPDRDPLEAVVRTDNMQYFFM
- the LOC139995219 gene encoding uncharacterized protein isoform X1, with the translated sequence MSFKFSSKKTKNRRGLAKVGTGSHKQLVFTDGKEIILEEIFCHQQLSQMNMEVTTEEAQAVLLEGMEGAQYITIQRADGEPLSKSVPLLTLNGELISEGMVVDMINAGVGTDYGTATQYYETEDLLQHDLTEEDRRLAAALVAVQLQQQQKQQHLHSQSQHEDPTLPDVSHLETLTPVNTYSIQTVPEPNPVYPTLQPFKRITQNVKQEFINVKSEYDVDVSAESSEDATPSSGPKRSLPHKKRIPRKLKQQTKRNSARKDGSRMNTDVINADSSNDIQTHIFKCELCSSRFSSQLKFFEHLKVHYEPVKQETRIAQATNTNITISVPESVQNLENTVIEEFSEPEDLMEGIRGVVEETGAHIDDETESALSSVNNESPLWTITDVTDHVHRDHVKPSTVNEQSIHDKDKTDIPQTTKKKKILKARKSNDELTCPQCDRSFHHKNSLVYHMRSHSGERPHQCEVCGKSFFAASALKVHKRLHSGDKPYKCEECGRHFRQWGDLKYHATSIHSEQRQYQCEYCGKDFARKYSLIVHRRIHTGEKNYRCEYCNKTFRASSYLQNHRRIHTGEKPHQCAVCGKPFRVRSDMKRHMHTHSRGRADRPMNRVMAAKNVAEDHDKGSQAKTIQDLVRDLKLEVEATGVVEIVPPDDNPESILPHAGGQTLEYTVTTAPDANPDRDPLEAVVRTDNMQYFFM
- the LOC139995225 gene encoding transmembrane protein 184C, whose product is MASICRRWRLWILPVLTCLYALLIIILVPILLANSIKNGFENQDQGALVGGAFVLLALPIAFYEIVQHMIYYTQPRLQKYIIRILWMVPIYAVNAWLGLVYPEGSIYVDSLRECYEAYVIYNFMMYLLAYLDADRQLEHRLEISPQVHHMFPLCCLPDWEMGREFVHMCKHGILQYTAVRPITTLISFICELNGVYGEGEFRTDVAFPYMIALNNLSQFVAMYCLVLFYRANAEALKPMKPIGKFLCIKAVVFFSFFQGVIVALLVYFDVISSIFKTNNMEDIRNISSKLQDFLICIEMFMAAVAHHYSFTYKPFVNLAQGQAWWDAFRAMWDVSDVHNDIKEHLGVVGSSLSRRIRGRSAYQQAWGSATERTSLLPEASVTTARSAPACSFSSYNTAEMEQNGADGPVELIPDVQDTSNAVKT